One genomic segment of Helianthus annuus cultivar XRQ/B chromosome 14, HanXRQr2.0-SUNRISE, whole genome shotgun sequence includes these proteins:
- the LOC110880926 gene encoding serine/arginine repetitive matrix protein 1-like, which produces MSLVDEPEDDVPAVNVEKEQEMAGGEDIIIDADLFTTDTDFVENVVQTVTSDIQKEKKKVIDGIEGDDVDKDTTSSSSSSEDEVVDEFERQRRINEEIENERLLRKRKRQEADDDAPYVPSPEHVAESQSTPKVRRKAGGRKKATPKIRVSKKPQRIVQKKQSEKDSQKSPTPPHETAPPQSPIHQSPQKQPTPPQQSSPPRFPTPPNQPLPIPQSTPTPQQPFVTSQDIFGTPPLTQIQPGSSSRGLLTPQDNLLDVGDFDFANASQVRKIERKAEEVVAENKRLAAENKKVTDREKLLAVRVQKLESENKELAKKVDADQTEIDILKVRVSELEKEKNRRDGQNE; this is translated from the coding sequence ATGTCTTTGGTTGATGAACCTGAAGATGATGTTCCTGCTGTGAATGTTGAAAAGGAACAAGAGATGGCTGGTGGTGAAGACATAATAATTGATGCAGATTTGTTTACAACAGACACAGATTTTGTTGAAAATGTTGTGCAGACTGTCACTTCTGATATTCAGAAAGAGAAAAAGAAGGTGATCGATGGTATTGAAGGTGATGACGTTGATAAAGATACAACTAGTTCTTCAAGTTCCTCAGAAGATGAAGTTGTAGATGAGTTTGAACGTCAAAGAAGGATAAATGAGGAGATTGAGAATGAAAGGTTACTCAGAAAAAGGAAGAGGCAAGAAGCAGATGATGATGCTCCTTATGTTCCTTCACCAGAGCATGTCGCAGAATCTCAGTCAACTCCAAAAGTTAGAAGAAAAGCTGGTGGTCGAAAGAAAGCAACACCAAAGATCAGAGTTTCGAAGAAACCTCAGAGAATTGTACAAAAGAAGCAATCGGAAAAAGATAGTCAAAAATCTCCAACACCTCCACATGAAACAGCACCACCACAATCACCTATACACCAATCCCCACAAAAACAACCTACTCCTCCTCAACAATCATCACCACCCAGATTTCCCACACCTCCAAATCAACCATTACCGATTCCTCAATCAACACCAACACCACAACAACCATTTGTCACTTCACAAGATATCTTCGGcacacctccactcacccaaaTACAACCTGGTTCTTCTAGTAGAGGTCTTCTGACACCGCAAGATAACCTGCTAGATGTTGGAGATTTCGACTTTGCAAACGCTTCTCAAGTTAGAAAGATTGAAAGAAAAGCTGAAGAAGTTGTTGCAGAAAACAAAAGGTTGGCAGCTGAGAACAAGAAGGTAACTGATAGAGAAAAACTTCTTGCAGTTCGTGTGCAGAAGTTAGAGAGTGAAAATAAAGAATTGGCAAAGAAAGTTGATGCTGATCAGACTGAAATCGATATTCTAAAAGTTCGCGTGTCTGAGCTTGAAAAAGAGAAGAATCGACGTGATGGTCAGAACGAATAG
- the LOC110880927 gene encoding proline-rich protein 27-like, which produces MSDDNVDLFIEGPPEEDQDGRAPIDDDVAIPIDEIPVVDVILPVVVPVVEVLSDQSGHDSSGHDSFESVSSSTHHALGLHRYPTDTDSDTAMSAAPDSPQDFEFDDEFDPDFPHDFDPDHEVEFIPEEQPVEAPVFPDDQHPDVPADHELAPADPEPELAPEPVFAHDPLPVHDPIPVEVPVVALPVVDAPVVAPPVVDVPVVAPPVAEVPVVAPLLDPIPVFVNRAPFATHVDPRYAVGTLCLKPMS; this is translated from the coding sequence ATGTCCGATGACAACGTCGATCTCTTCATTGAGGGTCCCCCTGAGGAGGACCAGGATGGCAGGGCTCCAATTGATGACGATGTTGCTATTCCTATTGATGAGATTCCTGTTGTTGATGTCATTCTACCTGTCGTGGTTCCTGTTGTGGAGGTTTTATCTGACCAGTCTGGTCACGATTCGTCTGGTCACGATTCGTTTGAGTCCGTGTCGTCTTCTACTCATCATGCACTAGGATTACATCGATATCCCACAGACACTGATTCTGACACTGCGATGTCTGCAGCGCCTGATTCGCCGCAGGATTTTGAGTTCGACGATGAGTTTGACCCTGATTTTCCGCACGATTTCGATCCAGACCATGAGGTTGAGTTTATCCCTGAGGAGCAGCCTGTTGAGGCACCTGTTTTTCCTGATGATCAGCACCCTGATGTACCCGCTGATCATGAGCTTGCTCCCGCCGACCCAGAGCCTGAGTTAGCACCAGAGCCCGTTTTTGCTCACGACCCTTTACCTGTGCACGACCCTATCCCTGTTGAGGTGCCAGTCGTTGCACTACCCGTTGTTGATGCTCCAGTCGTTGCACCACCAGTTGTTGATGTCCCAGTTGTTGCACCACCAGTTGCTGAGGTCCCAGTTGTTGCCCCTCTGCTTGACCCTATACCTGTGTTTGTTAACCGTGCACCATTTGCTACCCACGTTGATCCTAGATACGCTGTTGGTACATTGTGTCTAAAGCCTATGTCTTAA